A genomic stretch from Burkholderia pyrrocinia includes:
- a CDS encoding PAAR domain-containing protein → MRGIIRVGDVHSHGGRVETGAANSEVMGRAVARQGDRCTCPLHGEVVIVDGEAGFDVEGAPASFDGHKTSCGAVLISSVPTSGLA, encoded by the coding sequence ATGCGCGGCATCATTCGTGTAGGCGACGTGCATAGCCACGGTGGTCGTGTGGAGACCGGTGCCGCGAACAGTGAAGTCATGGGGCGCGCTGTCGCGCGCCAGGGAGATCGCTGTACGTGCCCGCTGCATGGCGAGGTTGTGATCGTCGATGGTGAGGCAGGTTTTGATGTGGAGGGCGCCCCAGCGTCGTTCGACGGTCATAAAACGTCGTGCGGCGCGGTGCTGATTTCTTCCGTACCCACCTCTGGGCTTGCCTAA
- a CDS encoding CGNR zinc finger domain-containing protein translates to MSNTSAAMEAHTFVARDFVGGHLALDFVNTVTGRDRAPRDWLPDYDAWLAWLAAPSTLPARDLKQLAARAAEAPAAADRALRDAKRLREALFGIFGALVHEVAPVAADLETLEQAWRRAINGRRLVAIEGRVAFSDPPDTAGVVDLHLPAHRIALGAVTLLEALPSGRLRMCAGSNCAWLFIDSSKTGRRKWCDMATCGNVAKARRHYRAVKRAPAGSARGRDAINE, encoded by the coding sequence ATGTCCAACACGTCAGCGGCGATGGAAGCCCATACGTTCGTGGCCCGCGATTTCGTTGGCGGCCACCTGGCCCTCGACTTCGTGAATACGGTGACCGGTCGCGATCGGGCGCCGCGCGACTGGCTGCCCGACTACGACGCCTGGCTCGCATGGCTGGCCGCGCCGTCGACCCTGCCCGCGCGCGACCTGAAGCAGCTCGCGGCCCGCGCGGCCGAAGCGCCGGCCGCGGCCGACCGCGCGCTGCGCGACGCCAAGCGCCTGCGTGAAGCGCTGTTCGGCATCTTCGGCGCGCTCGTGCATGAAGTCGCACCGGTCGCGGCGGATCTGGAAACGCTGGAGCAGGCATGGCGACGTGCAATCAACGGCCGGCGGCTGGTCGCGATCGAAGGGCGCGTCGCATTCAGCGACCCACCCGACACGGCAGGCGTGGTGGACCTGCATCTGCCCGCCCACCGAATCGCGCTCGGCGCCGTGACGCTTCTCGAAGCGTTGCCGAGTGGGCGGCTGCGGATGTGCGCAGGATCGAATTGCGCGTGGCTGTTCATCGACAGTTCCAAGACGGGACGCCGCAAGTGGTGCGACATGGCGACCTGCGGCAACGTCGCGAAGGCCCGACGGCACTACCGCGCGGTGAAGCGTGCGCCGGCCGGATCGGCACGCGGGCGCGACGCGATCAATGAATAG
- a CDS encoding arginase family protein: protein MTVSTASPDLRDGHPQTGVARPVEFIAAPSSLGLRPNAAGREPETWRGPEVLLATGLAARLGARVSWLAHPAYAFEPQSGTRIRNGVSIRDFSLELAGYVVDALGRHAFPVVLGGDCSVLLGCLLGNRRAGGRGLVHVDGHSDFFHPGNYDTAQRLGSAAGMDLALATGRGEPLLTCWPDLDGPLVDDLDACQIGERDAETDAFEAAYGDIVRTAITRVTIQQLLARGPGVVAGELVDWLHRRSLGRTWLHVDLDVLDQAQLPAVDSPGSPGLDFDGLDALLGPLVASGRIAGIDFTIYDPGLDPELAYADRIAHSIADGVAALPVPRG from the coding sequence ATGACGGTGTCGACCGCTTCACCCGACCTGCGGGACGGGCATCCGCAAACCGGCGTCGCTCGCCCGGTCGAGTTCATCGCCGCGCCCAGCAGCCTCGGCCTGCGGCCGAACGCGGCCGGCCGCGAGCCCGAGACCTGGCGCGGCCCCGAGGTGCTGCTGGCCACCGGCCTCGCCGCGCGTCTCGGCGCGCGCGTGTCGTGGCTCGCGCATCCCGCCTACGCATTCGAGCCGCAGTCCGGCACGCGCATTCGCAACGGCGTGTCGATCCGCGACTTCTCGCTCGAACTGGCCGGGTATGTCGTCGATGCGCTCGGGCGGCACGCGTTTCCGGTCGTGCTCGGCGGCGATTGCAGCGTGCTGCTCGGATGCCTGCTGGGCAACCGGCGGGCCGGCGGCAGGGGGCTGGTCCACGTCGACGGGCACAGCGATTTCTTCCATCCCGGCAACTACGACACCGCGCAGCGGCTCGGTTCCGCGGCGGGGATGGATCTCGCGCTGGCGACCGGGCGAGGGGAGCCGCTGCTGACCTGCTGGCCGGATCTCGACGGCCCGCTCGTCGACGATCTCGACGCGTGCCAGATCGGCGAGCGCGATGCCGAAACCGACGCCTTCGAGGCTGCGTATGGCGATATCGTTCGCACCGCGATCACGCGCGTGACGATCCAGCAGTTGCTGGCGCGCGGGCCCGGCGTCGTCGCCGGCGAGCTGGTCGACTGGCTGCATCGGCGCTCGCTCGGGCGAACCTGGCTGCACGTCGATCTCGACGTACTCGATCAGGCGCAGCTTCCGGCCGTGGATTCGCCCGGTTCGCCGGGGCTGGACTTCGACGGGCTCGACGCGTTGCTCGGTCCGCTCGTCGCGTCGGGCCGTATCGCGGGGATCGACTTCACCATCTACGACCCGGGGCTCGATCCGGAGCTCGCGTACGCCGATCGAATCGCGCACAGCATCGCCGATGGCGTGGCCGCGCTGCCCGTGCCGCGCGGTTGA
- a CDS encoding enolase C-terminal domain-like protein translates to MSESRRAGTPRVTRMQVIPVAGRDSMLLNLCGAHAPYFTRNLVILDDSSGHTGVGEVPGGEGIRHALERMTDLVVGQSIGRYQATLNAVRAALSGAGAGAGRTIRHEVTSAGEAAVLRQPHEINLRLDNVITAIEAALLDLLGQHLDVPVAALLGEGQQRDAVPMLAYLFYIGDRRRTDLPYRDETHASDAWFRLRNEAALTPAAIARQAEAAVERYGFADFKLKGGVMAGADEMEAIAAIKVRFPDSRTTLDPNGAWSLDEAVALCRGQGHLLAYAEDPCGPEGGYSGREVMAEFRRATGIPTATNMIATDWRQMDHAVRLQAVDIPLADPHFWTMQGSVRLAQLCRDWGLTWGSHSNNHFDVSLAMFTHAAAAAPGTITAIDTHWIWQEGDARLTREPLAIVGGKVAVPERPGLGIELDMAQVEAAHALYNEVGGTARDDAVAMRYLVPGWTYDPKRPSFGRG, encoded by the coding sequence ATGTCCGAATCCCGCCGTGCCGGCACCCCGCGCGTCACGCGCATGCAGGTGATTCCCGTCGCCGGCCGCGACAGCATGCTGCTCAACCTGTGCGGCGCACACGCGCCCTACTTCACGCGCAACCTCGTGATCCTCGACGACAGCAGCGGGCACACCGGCGTCGGCGAAGTGCCGGGCGGCGAAGGGATCCGCCATGCGCTCGAGCGCATGACGGATCTCGTGGTCGGCCAGTCGATCGGACGCTACCAGGCGACGCTCAACGCAGTGCGCGCGGCGCTGTCCGGCGCGGGTGCAGGTGCGGGCCGCACGATCCGGCACGAGGTGACGTCGGCCGGCGAAGCGGCCGTGCTGCGCCAGCCGCACGAGATCAACCTGCGGCTCGACAACGTGATCACCGCGATCGAGGCCGCGCTGCTCGACCTGCTCGGTCAGCATCTCGACGTGCCGGTCGCGGCGCTGCTCGGCGAAGGCCAGCAGCGCGACGCGGTGCCGATGCTCGCGTACCTGTTCTACATCGGCGACCGGCGCCGCACCGATTTGCCGTATCGCGACGAGACGCACGCATCGGACGCGTGGTTCCGGCTGCGCAACGAAGCGGCGCTCACGCCGGCCGCGATCGCGCGGCAGGCCGAGGCCGCGGTCGAGCGCTACGGCTTCGCCGACTTCAAGCTGAAGGGCGGCGTGATGGCCGGCGCCGACGAGATGGAAGCGATCGCGGCGATCAAGGTGCGTTTCCCGGACTCGCGCACGACGCTCGACCCGAACGGCGCATGGTCGCTCGACGAGGCCGTCGCGCTGTGCCGCGGGCAAGGCCACCTGCTCGCGTACGCCGAGGATCCTTGCGGGCCGGAAGGCGGCTATTCGGGCCGCGAGGTGATGGCCGAATTCCGCCGCGCGACCGGCATTCCGACCGCGACCAACATGATCGCGACCGACTGGCGGCAGATGGATCATGCGGTGCGGCTGCAGGCGGTCGACATCCCGCTCGCCGATCCGCATTTCTGGACGATGCAGGGCTCGGTGCGGCTCGCGCAGCTGTGCCGCGACTGGGGGCTCACGTGGGGCTCGCACTCGAACAACCACTTCGACGTGTCGCTCGCGATGTTCACGCATGCGGCGGCCGCCGCGCCCGGCACGATCACCGCGATCGACACGCACTGGATCTGGCAGGAAGGCGACGCGCGGCTCACGCGCGAGCCGCTCGCGATCGTCGGCGGCAAGGTGGCCGTGCCGGAGCGGCCGGGGCTCGGGATCGAGCTCGACATGGCGCAGGTCGAGGCCGCGCATGCGCTGTACAACGAGGTGGGCGGCACTGCGCGCGATGACGCGGTCGCGATGCGCTATCTCGTGCCGGGGTGGACGTACGATCCGAAGCGGCCGAGTTTCGGGCGGGGATAA
- a CDS encoding MFS transporter, protein MNPLQALPASASATARRTRVRWLVLAVLFAVTTINYADRAAIAIAGPSLARALHLSHVQIGFIFSAFGWSYVVAQLPGGWLLDRYGSRIVYAFSIFFWSLFTLLQGAIGFFGGAAAFALLFGLRFLVGAAEAPSFPANSRIVSAWFPAAERGTASAIFNAAQYAATVVFAPLMGWLVHAFGWQSVFAVMGVLGFAFVAVWNRTMYDPKDHPNINRAELDYLAEGGALVNIDQATGAHGGGPSMRHVKALLKSRMLIGVYVAQYCINALTYFFITWFPVYLVQARGMSILNAGLVASIPAVCGFLGGILGGVVSDALLRQGRSLSVARKVPIVLGMLLSMSMIVCNYTDSHVLVVLFMALSFFGKGLGALGWAVNADTAPRQIAGLSGALLNTCGNLSSITTPIAIGYIVDRSGSFNGALVYVVAHALVAVICYLFVVGEIRRVELH, encoded by the coding sequence ATGAATCCGCTTCAAGCGCTGCCGGCGTCCGCGTCGGCAACGGCCCGGCGCACGCGCGTGCGCTGGCTCGTGCTGGCCGTCCTGTTCGCGGTCACGACGATCAACTACGCGGATCGCGCGGCGATCGCGATCGCAGGACCGAGCCTCGCCCGCGCGCTGCACCTGAGCCACGTGCAGATCGGCTTCATCTTCTCCGCGTTCGGCTGGTCGTACGTGGTCGCGCAACTGCCGGGCGGCTGGCTGCTCGACCGCTACGGGTCGCGCATCGTCTACGCGTTCAGCATCTTCTTCTGGTCGCTGTTCACGCTGCTGCAGGGCGCGATCGGCTTCTTCGGCGGCGCGGCCGCGTTCGCACTGCTGTTCGGGCTGCGCTTCCTGGTCGGCGCGGCCGAGGCGCCGTCGTTTCCGGCCAACAGCCGGATCGTGTCCGCGTGGTTCCCGGCCGCCGAGCGCGGCACCGCGTCGGCGATCTTCAACGCCGCGCAGTACGCGGCGACCGTCGTGTTCGCGCCGCTGATGGGCTGGCTCGTGCACGCGTTCGGCTGGCAGTCGGTGTTCGCGGTGATGGGCGTACTCGGCTTCGCGTTCGTCGCGGTGTGGAACCGCACGATGTACGACCCGAAGGACCACCCGAACATCAACCGCGCGGAACTCGACTATCTCGCCGAAGGCGGCGCGCTCGTCAACATCGACCAGGCGACGGGCGCGCACGGCGGCGGCCCGTCGATGCGTCACGTGAAGGCGCTGCTGAAGAGCCGAATGCTGATCGGCGTGTACGTCGCGCAGTACTGCATCAACGCGCTCACCTATTTCTTCATCACGTGGTTTCCGGTCTATCTCGTGCAGGCGCGCGGGATGTCGATCCTCAACGCGGGGCTCGTCGCGTCGATCCCGGCCGTGTGCGGGTTCCTCGGCGGGATTCTCGGCGGCGTCGTGTCCGACGCGCTGCTCAGGCAGGGCCGCTCGCTGTCGGTCGCGCGCAAGGTGCCGATCGTGCTCGGCATGCTGCTGTCGATGTCGATGATCGTCTGCAACTACACCGATTCGCACGTGCTCGTCGTGCTGTTCATGGCGCTGTCGTTCTTCGGCAAGGGGCTCGGCGCGCTCGGCTGGGCCGTCAACGCGGACACCGCGCCGCGCCAGATCGCGGGGCTGAGCGGCGCGCTGCTCAACACGTGCGGCAATCTGTCGAGCATCACGACGCCGATCGCGATCGGCTATATCGTCGACCGCAGCGGCTCGTTCAACGGCGCGCTCGTCTATGTCGTCGCGCACGCGCTCGTCGCCGTGATCTGCTACCTGTTCGTCGTCGGCGAGATCCGCCGCGTCGAGCTTCATTGA
- a CDS encoding LysR family transcriptional regulator, whose translation MNLNDLYLFVQAVDAGSMSAAARRLDLPKSTVSKRVAELERTLGARLVHRTSRSFRLTPVGAEFFDHARAAVIEAESARDAVLRQAAEPAGIVRITSSVPVAQHILAPCLPALAIAHPKLLLQIHASDRLVDIAQEGFDIAVRSHFAPLPDSALVQRPLATSPIIVVASPGYLARAGTPDEPADLARHDGLHPGQQPWRLQRGGDTVDVAPRIRLLADESTLLLQAAMAGIGMACLPDWIAGDALASGALARVLPGWRAGTVTTTLLMPHRRGQLPGVRAAVEFLVRHVERHHGAGVDGARARAIE comes from the coding sequence GTGAATCTGAACGATCTCTATCTGTTCGTGCAGGCGGTCGACGCAGGCAGCATGTCGGCGGCCGCGCGCCGGCTCGACCTGCCGAAATCGACGGTGAGCAAGCGCGTTGCCGAGCTCGAGCGCACGCTCGGCGCGCGGCTCGTGCATCGCACGTCGCGCAGCTTCCGGCTGACGCCGGTGGGCGCCGAGTTCTTCGACCATGCGCGCGCGGCCGTGATCGAGGCCGAAAGCGCGCGCGACGCGGTGCTGCGGCAGGCCGCCGAACCGGCCGGCATCGTGCGTATCACGAGCTCGGTGCCGGTTGCGCAGCACATCCTCGCGCCCTGCCTGCCGGCGCTGGCCATCGCGCACCCGAAGCTGCTGCTGCAGATTCACGCGAGCGACCGCCTCGTCGACATCGCTCAGGAAGGATTCGACATCGCGGTGCGCAGCCATTTCGCCCCGCTCCCCGATTCCGCGCTCGTGCAACGACCGCTCGCGACGTCGCCGATCATCGTCGTTGCGTCGCCGGGCTATCTCGCGCGTGCCGGCACACCGGACGAACCGGCCGACCTCGCGCGGCACGACGGGCTCCATCCGGGCCAGCAGCCGTGGCGGCTGCAGCGCGGCGGCGACACCGTCGACGTGGCGCCGCGCATCCGCCTGCTGGCCGACGAATCGACACTGCTGCTGCAGGCTGCGATGGCCGGCATCGGCATGGCCTGCCTGCCCGACTGGATCGCTGGCGATGCACTTGCGTCCGGCGCGCTCGCGCGCGTGCTGCCCGGCTGGCGGGCGGGCACCGTCACGACGACGCTGCTGATGCCGCACCGGCGCGGCCAGTTGCCCGGCGTGCGCGCCGCCGTCGAGTTTCTCGTGCGGCACGTGGAGCGCCATCATGGCGCCGGGGTGGACGGCGCGCGCGCCCGAGCGATCGAATGA
- a CDS encoding glutathione S-transferase family protein, whose protein sequence is MSPILLYGVPAGCSFGSIVALEWAGHPYRLSRITMPGLVTSDAFLALNPVAETPAFVTANGDVLTESLAILGHIGVQALDSGLAFRQGSVDFDRLNRMLAWLNTTFFSAFGALWHVYEHGSEGAEKAALQAYGRGKVLKAHRQLEALLARGEGPWLLGAQRTLADAYFAGLARWADYHAVFERDAFPRIAALRAQLADDAGVRFAHAVEENLPLPASLAFEGHVSLDDVLASAHGLAIPLRTI, encoded by the coding sequence ATGTCCCCGATCCTTCTCTACGGCGTTCCCGCCGGCTGCTCGTTCGGCTCGATCGTCGCGCTCGAATGGGCCGGCCACCCGTACCGGCTGTCGCGCATCACGATGCCGGGCCTCGTGACGAGCGACGCGTTCCTCGCATTGAACCCCGTCGCCGAGACGCCGGCGTTCGTGACCGCAAACGGCGACGTGCTGACCGAAAGCCTCGCGATCCTCGGCCACATCGGCGTGCAGGCGCTCGACAGCGGCCTCGCGTTCCGCCAGGGCAGCGTGGATTTCGACCGGCTGAACCGGATGCTGGCCTGGTTGAACACGACGTTCTTCAGCGCGTTCGGCGCGCTCTGGCATGTGTACGAACACGGCAGCGAAGGCGCCGAGAAAGCGGCCTTGCAGGCATACGGCCGCGGCAAGGTGCTGAAGGCGCACCGGCAGCTCGAGGCGCTGCTCGCGCGAGGCGAGGGCCCATGGCTGCTGGGCGCGCAGCGCACGCTGGCCGACGCATACTTCGCCGGGCTCGCCCGCTGGGCCGACTATCACGCGGTGTTCGAGCGCGACGCGTTTCCACGCATCGCCGCGCTGCGTGCGCAGCTCGCCGACGACGCAGGCGTGCGCTTCGCGCACGCAGTCGAGGAAAACCTGCCGCTGCCGGCGTCGCTGGCGTTCGAAGGACATGTGTCGCTCGACGACGTGCTCGCAAGCGCGCACGGCCTGGCGATTCCGCTCCGGACGATCTGA
- a CDS encoding DUF2239 family protein, with amino-acid sequence MTTSTLLPSYTAFDGHRRLASGPLATVALAVRQAGDATSGTILIFDDATGRTIDLDLRGTADDIRARYAPPPADASGAAGEPAGAGEQRGRGRPKLGVVSREVTLLPRHWEWLGAQPGGASVALRKLVEDARRTHAEADRRRDAQARAYHFMSAMAGDLPGFEEAARALYANDAVRLAELVAGWPDDIRGHALALARGDLPPSTEDC; translated from the coding sequence ATGACAACTTCCACGCTCCTTCCTTCGTACACGGCCTTCGACGGCCACCGGCGGCTCGCGTCGGGCCCGCTCGCGACGGTCGCACTCGCGGTCCGGCAAGCCGGCGATGCAACGTCCGGCACGATCCTGATCTTCGACGATGCGACAGGCCGCACGATCGACCTCGACCTGCGCGGCACGGCGGACGATATCCGCGCGCGCTATGCGCCGCCGCCGGCCGACGCGTCGGGTGCGGCCGGCGAGCCGGCCGGCGCGGGCGAGCAGCGCGGCCGCGGCCGGCCGAAGCTCGGCGTCGTGTCGCGCGAGGTCACGCTGCTGCCGCGTCACTGGGAATGGCTCGGCGCGCAGCCGGGCGGCGCGTCCGTCGCGCTGCGCAAGCTCGTCGAGGACGCGCGGCGCACGCATGCGGAGGCCGACCGGCGCCGCGACGCGCAGGCGCGCGCGTACCACTTCATGTCGGCGATGGCGGGCGACCTGCCCGGTTTCGAGGAGGCTGCGCGGGCGCTGTACGCGAACGACGCGGTACGGCTGGCCGAGCTGGTCGCCGGATGGCCGGACGACATACGCGGCCATGCGCTCGCGCTGGCGCGCGGCGACCTGCCGCCGTCCACCGAAGACTGCTGA
- a CDS encoding carotenoid oxygenase family protein, whose translation MTTFDLNRGAIAPVADEVDLVDLRVTGAIPSELDGTLLRNGPNPPGGRFEGNDVLSWWPEAAMLHAIAFEHGRAAGYRNRWARTRRWAAVHAPAQAPHLPDTNPNVNVLQHAGELLALAEGGAPFAITAALDSRGVSERHAGFDGGMTAHPKVDPETGELIAFRADWRAPWLRYGVVDAQGVQRVDIALDVPAPSMMHDLAITETRSLLLDLNVGYDFSMLKDGHRMPLRWHDDRAARIGVIARHGGDVRWFGIEPCFIQHVVNAYDCDESCIVLDAVRYPWYLRLDARTGRFADNPVGELWRYVIDTANGLIDEGPLDDGGIELPRINESRTGRRYRYVYAAEQPNNTEMRGVMRFDHTRGTTTRYAVPAGDQNGEPVFVPRPGGVDEDDGWLLVMVYRAATDTSDVVILDARAIDAGPVATVHLPRRVPAGFHGAWVPRVR comes from the coding sequence ATGACCACATTCGATCTGAACCGCGGCGCGATCGCGCCGGTCGCCGACGAGGTCGATCTCGTCGACCTGCGCGTGACCGGCGCCATCCCGAGCGAACTCGACGGCACGCTGCTGCGCAACGGCCCGAATCCGCCGGGCGGCCGCTTCGAAGGGAACGACGTGCTGTCGTGGTGGCCGGAAGCCGCGATGCTGCACGCGATCGCGTTCGAACACGGCCGCGCGGCCGGCTACCGGAACCGCTGGGCGCGCACGCGCCGCTGGGCCGCCGTGCATGCGCCCGCGCAGGCGCCGCATCTGCCGGACACCAATCCGAACGTGAACGTGCTGCAGCACGCCGGCGAATTGCTCGCGCTGGCGGAGGGCGGCGCGCCGTTCGCGATCACCGCCGCGCTCGATTCGCGCGGCGTGTCGGAGCGGCATGCGGGTTTCGACGGCGGGATGACCGCGCATCCGAAGGTCGATCCGGAAACGGGCGAACTGATCGCGTTTCGTGCGGACTGGCGCGCGCCGTGGCTGCGCTACGGCGTCGTCGACGCGCAGGGCGTGCAGCGCGTCGATATCGCGCTCGACGTGCCCGCGCCGTCGATGATGCACGACCTCGCGATCACGGAAACCCGCAGCCTGCTGCTCGACCTGAACGTCGGCTACGACTTCTCGATGCTGAAAGACGGCCACCGGATGCCGCTGCGCTGGCACGACGACCGGGCCGCGCGCATCGGCGTGATCGCGCGCCACGGCGGCGACGTGCGCTGGTTCGGCATCGAGCCGTGCTTCATCCAGCACGTCGTGAACGCGTACGACTGCGACGAATCGTGCATCGTGCTCGATGCGGTGCGCTATCCGTGGTACCTGCGGCTCGACGCGCGTACGGGCCGCTTCGCCGACAACCCGGTCGGCGAGCTGTGGCGCTACGTGATCGATACGGCGAACGGGCTGATCGACGAAGGGCCGCTCGACGACGGCGGCATCGAGCTGCCGCGGATCAACGAAAGCCGGACGGGGCGCCGCTACCGCTATGTGTATGCGGCCGAGCAGCCGAACAATACGGAAATGCGCGGCGTGATGCGCTTCGACCACACGCGCGGCACGACGACGCGCTACGCGGTGCCGGCCGGCGACCAGAACGGCGAGCCCGTGTTCGTGCCGCGCCCGGGCGGCGTCGACGAAGACGACGGCTGGCTGCTGGTGATGGTCTACCGCGCGGCGACGGATACGAGCGACGTCGTGATCCTCGATGCGCGCGCGATCGATGCGGGGCCGGTCGCGACCGTGCACCTGCCGCGCCGCGTGCCGGCCGGCTTCCACGGCGCGTGGGTGCCGCGCGTGCGCTGA
- a CDS encoding ABC transporter permease, with translation MTIPLTYIARNLWTRRLTTALTAGGMALVIFVFATVQMLDAGLTQTLVSTGEPDNAVVIRKGAETEIQSSIDHQQANALEMHPAVALGPDGRPLVSKEAVVLISLVKTSSGKPSNVVIRGVSPSGLALRPHVKLAAGRMFAPGSSEIIVGSAIAKGFSSTQLGDSLHFAQRDWTIVGIFDAGGSGFDSEIWGDVDQLMQSFRRTSYSSMVLRIPSADGFARFKADIDVDPRLTDEAKREQTFYGDQSKALSKFINILGITLSTIFSIAAMIGAMITMYASVANRVAEIGTLRALGFKRMSVLAAFLLEALLLGFVGGVAGLACASLMQFASFSTTNFQTFADLSFRFVLTPAIVVKTLMFSLVMGLVGGFLPAMRAARLKIVDALRAQ, from the coding sequence ATGACGATCCCGCTTACCTACATCGCGCGCAACCTGTGGACCAGGCGGCTCACCACCGCGCTCACCGCGGGCGGGATGGCGCTCGTGATCTTCGTGTTCGCGACGGTGCAGATGCTCGACGCGGGGCTCACCCAGACGCTCGTGTCGACCGGCGAACCCGACAACGCCGTGGTGATCCGCAAGGGCGCCGAGACCGAGATCCAGAGTTCGATCGACCACCAGCAGGCCAACGCGCTCGAGATGCACCCGGCCGTCGCGCTCGGCCCCGACGGCCGGCCGCTCGTGTCGAAGGAAGCCGTGGTGCTGATCTCGCTCGTGAAGACGTCGAGCGGCAAGCCGTCGAACGTCGTGATCCGCGGCGTGTCGCCGTCCGGCCTCGCGCTGCGCCCGCACGTGAAGCTGGCGGCCGGCCGCATGTTCGCGCCCGGCTCGTCGGAAATCATCGTCGGCAGCGCGATCGCGAAAGGCTTCAGCAGCACGCAGCTCGGCGACAGCCTGCATTTCGCGCAGCGCGACTGGACCATCGTCGGCATCTTCGACGCGGGCGGCAGCGGCTTCGATTCGGAGATCTGGGGCGACGTCGACCAGCTGATGCAGTCGTTCCGGCGCACCAGCTATTCGTCGATGGTGCTGCGCATCCCGAGCGCCGACGGCTTCGCGCGCTTCAAGGCCGACATCGACGTCGACCCGCGGCTGACCGACGAGGCGAAGCGCGAGCAGACCTTCTACGGCGACCAGTCGAAGGCGCTGTCGAAGTTCATCAACATCCTCGGCATCACGCTGTCGACGATCTTCTCGATCGCCGCGATGATCGGCGCGATGATCACGATGTATGCGTCGGTCGCGAACCGCGTCGCCGAGATCGGCACGCTGCGCGCGCTCGGCTTCAAGCGCATGAGCGTGCTCGCCGCGTTCCTGCTGGAAGCGCTGCTGCTCGGCTTCGTCGGCGGCGTCGCGGGGCTCGCGTGCGCGTCGCTGATGCAGTTCGCGTCGTTCTCGACGACCAACTTCCAGACCTTCGCGGACCTGTCGTTCCGTTTCGTGCTGACGCCCGCGATCGTCGTGAAGACGCTGATGTTCTCGCTCGTGATGGGGCTCGTCGGCGGATTCCTGCCGGCAATGCGCGCCGCGCGGCTGAAGATCGTCGACGCGCTGCGCGCGCAGTGA
- a CDS encoding ABC transporter permease — translation MYVLKLIARNALRHRLRTLLTVLGLTIAVLAFGLLHTVVDAWYAGAAAASSGRLVTRNAISLVFPLPVSYENRIRGIDGVTAVVRSNWFGGIYRDPKNFFASFAVSENYLDLYPEFIIPAQQRADYNRDRRGCLVGRQLATQFGFKIGDVIPLKGTIYPGTWDFVVRGILDGRDDSTITRQMVFHWDYLNETVRKRTPKQADQVGVFVLGVANPDDGATIARNVDAVFKNSLAETLTETEQAFQLGFVAMSNQIIAAIRLVSYVVILIIMAVMANAMAMSARERTAEYATLKALGFGPGFLALIVFGESVVIAVAGGGLGILATPPAASLFKQAAGGIFPVFRVSAETVVLQAACSVAVGVAAAIVPAWQAARVRVVEGLRAIG, via the coding sequence ATGTACGTGCTGAAGCTGATCGCGCGCAACGCGCTGCGGCACCGGCTGCGCACGCTGCTGACCGTGCTCGGGCTCACGATCGCGGTGCTGGCGTTCGGGCTGCTGCATACCGTCGTCGACGCGTGGTACGCGGGCGCGGCCGCCGCGTCCAGCGGACGGCTCGTCACGCGCAATGCGATCTCGCTGGTATTTCCGCTGCCGGTCAGCTACGAGAACCGGATACGCGGCATCGACGGCGTGACGGCCGTGGTCCGCTCGAACTGGTTCGGCGGCATCTACCGCGACCCGAAGAACTTCTTCGCGAGCTTCGCGGTGTCGGAGAACTATCTCGACCTGTATCCGGAATTCATCATCCCGGCGCAGCAGCGCGCCGACTACAACCGCGACCGCCGCGGCTGCCTGGTCGGGCGCCAGCTCGCGACGCAGTTCGGCTTCAAGATCGGCGACGTGATCCCGCTGAAGGGCACGATCTATCCCGGTACGTGGGACTTCGTCGTGCGCGGGATCCTCGATGGCCGCGACGATTCGACGATCACACGCCAGATGGTGTTCCACTGGGACTACCTGAACGAGACGGTACGGAAGCGCACGCCGAAACAAGCCGACCAGGTCGGCGTATTCGTGCTCGGCGTCGCGAACCCGGACGACGGCGCGACGATCGCGCGCAACGTCGACGCCGTGTTCAAGAACTCGCTCGCCGAGACGCTGACCGAGACCGAGCAGGCGTTCCAGCTCGGCTTCGTCGCGATGTCGAACCAGATCATCGCGGCGATCCGCCTGGTGTCGTACGTGGTGATCCTGATCATCATGGCCGTGATGGCCAACGCGATGGCGATGAGCGCGCGCGAACGCACGGCCGAATACGCGACGTTGAAAGCGCTCGGCTTCGGGCCCGGCTTCCTCGCGCTGATCGTGTTCGGCGAATCGGTCGTGATCGCGGTGGCCGGCGGCGGGCTCGGGATCCTCGCGACGCCGCCCGCCGCGAGCCTGTTCAAGCAGGCGGCCGGTGGCATCTTCCCGGTGTTCAGGGTGTCGGCCGAGACGGTCGTGCTGCAGGCCGCGTGCTCGGTCGCGGTCGGCGTCGCGGCCGCGATCGTGCCGGCGTGGCAGGCGGCGCGCGTGCGCGTCGTCGAAGGCCTGCGGGCGATCGGGTAG